AAAGGAAATCAATAACAAGACGGCGCAAATAAAAAGCACACTTTTTAAAACTAACTTCATTATGAATCGTGTTAAAGGAAGATGCAATTTACATCAATCTTCTCTAATAAAAGGTCTGAGAATAAAAAACCCACTCTATTGCTAGAGTGGGTTTGCAGCCCCTAGGAGAATCGAACTCCTGTTTCCAGGATGAAAACCTGGCGTCCTAACCACTAGACGAAGGGGCCAGTGTGTTAGTCCTTAAAAAAGGCGAGTGCAAATATAATATCTTTTGTATTTCTACAAAGAAGTTGCATAAAAAAAAGAAATTATTTTTCGTTTCTGAATTTGAAACCTAGTTTTTTAGCTGTTTTAAGCTTCATATTCTGGCTCATTTCCTTGATTTGGTGCAGACTTACTACTTGCACATCTTTGTATGGAGGAGTAATAAGCTCAAAGTCCATAGCATGAAGCATCAGCTCTTGAACGATATTTTTTAAAGTGTCTTTGTTGAGTGTATCGTTTTGGAAATCATTATGTAAAAAACTCATTCTTCCATTGCCGTCAGTAAAAAAATGTTTGTCTTTATTGATAAATACCCTCCCTATTAAATAGCCTAAATCATTGACTCTGTTGTATTTGAAACTGTCACTCAAGAAATTGTAAACATTAATAACTCCGCAATAAGCCCTGTATTCGTCTTCTTTGACATAGCTGCTGTTCCATATTTGGTGGCTTTTGTCAAAAGAAAAGGTATTGCTGTGCATGTGAAAGATTAGTATGTCGCCAGAAAATTTAAACTCTATTTCAAACTCGCCTTTGTCGGTGTGTTTGATTTCTACGTGCTTATCAACAGGAGATACTTCTTGATTTAACTCCTCTGATAATTCGCTAATTACTTCTTTAAGTAAATCAAAAAATGATTTGCAAACTCTGTAAACTTCTTGTTTAGCAGCAGCTTTTTGAGTGAGTTTGTTTATTATTTTTTCTGATGAATCCATTAGTATGCTTTAGCAAATATTACTTTTTGTGTAGAAGGTTGTTTACTGTAAATACATTGCCCTTCTTCTTTTTTATTGTTCAAAGGAATACAGCGAATGGTAGCTTTAGTTTCTTCTTTTATTTTTTGTTCTGTTTCGTCAGTACCATCCCAGTGGGCGTAAACAAAGCCAGCATCTTTACCAATAAGTTCCTTAAAATGTTCCCAATCTGTAGCATGATGGGTATTGTCATCTCTATATGTTTGAGCTTTCAATAATAAGGTTTCTTGAATCTTCTCCAACAAATTATCTACCTTATTGCTTAGATCATCAATACTAACGGTTTCTTTTTCTAAAGTATCACGTCTAGCTAGTTCTACGGTTCCATTTTCTAAATCTCTAGGTCCAATGGCTATACGTAATGGCACTCCTTTGAATTCGTATTCAGCAAATTTCCACCCTGGCTTATGAGTATCTCTATTGTCGTATTTGATAGATATGCCAATTTTCTCTAAATCTTTTTTAATCTGTTGTGCCTTTTCACTAATCTGATTGAGTTGTTCTTCTCCTTTGTAAATTGGGACTATAACCACTTGGTAAGGCGCTAGCTTTGGTGGTAATACTAGACCATGATCGTCAGAATGTGTCATCACTAAGGCTCCCATCAATCGAGTGGAAACGCCCCACGAGGTAGCCCAAACGTGTTCTTGTTTTCCTTCCTTGCTGGTAAACTTCACGTCAAATGCTTTAGCAAAATTTTGACCTAAGAAGTGAGAAGTACCTGCTTGTAAAGCTTTGCCGTCTTGCATAAGAGCTTCAATACAATAGGTTTCCAAAGCACCAGCAAAACGTTCGTTAGCACTTTTCAAACCTTTAATTACAGGCATAGCCATAAAGTCTTCCGCAAAGCGAGCATAAACCTCAATCATTTGTTCGGTTTCGTCAATAGCTTCTTGCTTAGTAGCATGAGCAGTATGTCCTTCTTGCCAAAGGAATTCTGCCGTTCTCAAAAACAAACGTGTTCTCATTTCCCAACGTACTACATTGGCCCACTGGTTTACAAGAATTGGCAAATCTCGGTATGATTCTATCCATCCTTTGTATGTATCCCAAATGATAGTTTCTGAAGTTGGACGAACGATTAATTCTTCTTCCAGCTTGGCATCAGGATCTACCACAACACCTTTTCCGTCCTCGCTGTTTTTTAGTCTATAATGAGTGACAACCGCACATTCTTTGGCAAAGCCTTCCACGTGTTCGGCTTCTTTACTCAAATATGACTTGGGTATAAATAAGGGGAAATAAGCATTAGAGTGTCCTGTTTCTTTAAACATTCTATCCAACTCTTGCTGCATCTTTTCCCAAATAGCAAACCCATAGGGCTTGATAACCATACAGCCTCTAACACCAGAGTTTTCAGCTAAGTCAGCCTTCACCACTAATTCATTATACCATTTTGAATAATCTTCTGCTCTGGACGTAAAATTCTTTGCCATTTTTTAATTTGAAAGTTTGTTTGTAATTTTACACATAATAATGCGTTATCTATAAAGCTAAGCAAAATTAAACTTTTTGATGAATTGCCTAAAGATAATCCGTATCATTTAAATTATACCATTATGAAAACCATTCAGCTACTTTTGTTATCCATTGTTTTGATTCTTTCTTCTTGTATTACTATCGAGACAACTTCTTCGGGTTTTAAGGATGAAATCTATTACACTGCAAATCAATATGCTGAAGTAGCACAGAAAGAAGAGCAAGAGCAACAAGCTTATTTGCAAGAAGACGAACCGCAAGAGCAAGAAAATGAAGAAAACTATTATGATGAATATTCTTCTGACGATTATTATGACTACGGTTATTCTGCTCGTTTAAGACGTTTTCATGGTCCTACATTTGGTTTTGGATATTACAATAACTACTACACCAATTCTTTTTGGTATTCAGGTTATCCCTCGCATTGTGGGGTAAGTATCTATTATGGTTATAACTTTTGGAATCCGTATTATCATGACCCTTTTTACAGCTTTTATGCTTACGGTTCATACCATTACAACCCTTTTTACTATAACCATTTCCATCATCATCATTATGGACACCATAACGATATCTACGCCTACAATTCATATCCTAGCTACTACAATTCTTACGATAATAACAGTGTTTATTATGGGCCTAGAGAAAATAACAAAAACAAAACGCCAGAAACTTTTGCAAATCGCTATATAAGTGAGGTAAAAAATAGAGCTCCTTTACAAGCTAGTAAAGTCAATGATTTTGATAAAAAGCCTAACTATACGGTTCAACCTTCTAATGTATTTAATAACAAAAGACCGACATCAACTGATCAAATCAATTCAAATTTAGATAATAAGGTTAACCCCAATTATAGTATATCTAAAAACCCTAATTATTCTAAGCCTGCTAATAGTAAACCTTCCGGTAATTCTACTTTTAGTAAGCCATCGACTAATAAAAAACCTAGTAATTATTCCAAGCCTTCTTATTCAAAACCAATTAAAGAAAAGAAGCCTAACGATTATAATAAACCTAGACCCACCAGAACATATTCTAAACCTTCGTCAAACCCTTCACCTCGAAATTCCTCCCCAAGTAGAGGAGGATCTAATAGAAGTAGAAGCCCAAGATAAACACACATTATGAGAAAGAATCTATTAAACTTAGTAGCAGTATTTGCAATTTTATCTTCCGTAGCTCAAACCCATGAAGACGCTTTGTTGTTTTCTGAAAACGCAGTTGTTGGTACTGCTCGTTCTGCGGCTATCTCCAATGCCTTTGGTGCTTTAGGTGCTGATATGTCAACATTGAGTAGTAACCCTGCCGGTTTAGGCGTTTATCAATCTTACGATTTTGCTTTTTCAATTAACTTTGGGGGTGTGGATATGGCTTCTTATTATTTAGGAAATAAAATCACGAATGGTTCAGGTAACTTTAATATCCCTTCCGTTGGTTTGGTTACTCCTATGAAGTCTAGTCCAACATCGGATTGGAGAAGAACTAATCTTGGATTTGCTTACAACACGACCAAGATTTTTAAGTCCAATACAATTCAAAGTGCCTATAATGCTAATTCTTCCTTAGTGGATGTGTTTTACTCTTTTGCAGATGGGTATATGCTAGATGATTTAGATCCATTTTTTGAATTAGGAGCGTTCGATACAGATTTGATTGATTTGCAAGTAGATTCCAATGGTTGGATTGACGATGGAAACTATTTTAGAGAGGTACAGACTGGTCAAGACCAATTTAAGCAAACCCACACTTTTGGTTCTATGGGCGAGTTTGCTATAAGCTATGCGGGTTCGTATATGGAAAAGTTATATATAGGAGCAACGCTGGGCCTTACCTCAATTGATTACACTAAAAAATCAAGATATAACGAAAGAAATTTTGCCGATACTGCTTCCAGCGTTGAATATTTTGATATGTATGAAAATCAATTCACTACTGGAGGTGGTATTAACCTTAAATTAGGTGCTATCTATAGAGCAAGCGATAATCTTAGGTTGGGTGTTGCTTGGCATTCACCGACTCTAAACGAATTGCACGACGAATGGGAAATGGTCCTTAGAACTCAGCATAAAGACGACAGCACCTACTCATACACTTATACATCGCCATATGGTGTTTATGATTATACCATTACAACACCAATGAAAGTGATAGGGTCGGCGGCTTTAATACTTGATAATATCGTGTTAAGTGCAGATTTAGAGTATGTCGATTATTCTACCATGAAAATAGATGGGGATGATTTTGATTACTTCAATAATCAACAAAACATTATAGACGCTAATTACACATCTGTTGTTAATGGTCGTTTTGGTGCTGAACTTAATTTATCTCCTTTTGTTCTTCGTGCCGGATATGCTCAGGTAAAAAATCCTTACTCAGAAACATCTAACCTCAATACTTATAGAGATGAGCGTAAATCTTACTCTTTTGGTTTAGGTAAAAGAAATCAGTTTAGTTATATCGATTTGGCTTATGTTTTTTCAGAATATTCTAATTCTGAATCTTTGTACAACACCTATTTTGAACCCGCTCATAGAGTAACAAAAACAGCATACAACTTCATCTTTACAATGGGTTGGAAGTTTTAGTTCAAGCGATTTAGTCCAGCTTTAGCCTTTTGCTCAATACCTTGTTCGTATTGATGATCTTCCATTTCAATGCAAATATTGAAGTAGCG
This Flavobacteriales bacterium DNA region includes the following protein-coding sequences:
- the proS gene encoding proline--tRNA ligase, with amino-acid sequence MAKNFTSRAEDYSKWYNELVVKADLAENSGVRGCMVIKPYGFAIWEKMQQELDRMFKETGHSNAYFPLFIPKSYLSKEAEHVEGFAKECAVVTHYRLKNSEDGKGVVVDPDAKLEEELIVRPTSETIIWDTYKGWIESYRDLPILVNQWANVVRWEMRTRLFLRTAEFLWQEGHTAHATKQEAIDETEQMIEVYARFAEDFMAMPVIKGLKSANERFAGALETYCIEALMQDGKALQAGTSHFLGQNFAKAFDVKFTSKEGKQEHVWATSWGVSTRLMGALVMTHSDDHGLVLPPKLAPYQVVIVPIYKGEEQLNQISEKAQQIKKDLEKIGISIKYDNRDTHKPGWKFAEYEFKGVPLRIAIGPRDLENGTVELARRDTLEKETVSIDDLSNKVDNLLEKIQETLLLKAQTYRDDNTHHATDWEHFKELIGKDAGFVYAHWDGTDETEQKIKEETKATIRCIPLNNKKEEGQCIYSKQPSTQKVIFAKAY